A region of Marnyiella aurantia DNA encodes the following proteins:
- the hemE gene encoding uroporphyrinogen decarboxylase: MIKNDLYLKALRGETVERPPVWMMRQAGRYLPEFIELRNKYDFFTRCQTPELASEITVQPIRRFPLDAAILFSDILVVPQAMGIDFKMKENVGPWLDDPIRTTEQVNNVVVPDVNDTLGYVFDAIEMTLEKLDNEIPLIGFAGSPWTILCYCVEGKGSKAFDIAKAFCFTNPEAAHLLLQKITDTTIAYLKRKVEKGVSAVQVFDSWGGMLSPTDYKEFSWQYIDQIVEALSPLTHVVVFGKGCWFALEDMMKSKVSALGVDWTITPEIARKLTNNSITLQGNFDPARLHSSPETIRRMVHEMIDRFDKDKYIVNLGHGILPNIPVENAEAFIKAVVEWKG; the protein is encoded by the coding sequence ATGATTAAGAACGATTTATACCTGAAGGCCCTTAGGGGCGAAACCGTGGAGCGCCCACCTGTATGGATGATGAGGCAGGCAGGCAGATATCTGCCCGAATTTATTGAACTGCGCAATAAATACGACTTCTTCACCCGTTGCCAGACACCGGAGCTTGCCTCTGAAATTACCGTGCAGCCCATCCGCAGATTTCCGCTGGATGCTGCCATCCTTTTTTCCGACATTTTGGTGGTTCCTCAGGCCATGGGAATTGATTTCAAGATGAAGGAGAATGTAGGCCCCTGGCTGGATGATCCGATACGCACCACTGAGCAGGTAAATAATGTAGTGGTTCCGGATGTCAATGATACTTTAGGTTACGTTTTCGATGCCATAGAAATGACACTGGAAAAGCTTGATAATGAGATCCCACTGATCGGATTTGCAGGTTCGCCCTGGACCATCCTATGCTACTGTGTGGAAGGTAAAGGCAGCAAAGCATTTGATATTGCCAAAGCGTTCTGTTTCACCAATCCCGAAGCTGCACATCTTCTGCTTCAGAAAATAACAGATACTACAATCGCTTATCTGAAGAGAAAAGTAGAGAAAGGAGTTTCTGCAGTTCAGGTATTCGACAGTTGGGGAGGTATGCTTTCGCCAACAGATTATAAAGAGTTTTCCTGGCAGTATATTGACCAGATTGTTGAAGCTTTGAGTCCTCTGACACATGTTGTTGTTTTTGGTAAAGGCTGCTGGTTTGCATTGGAGGACATGATGAAGTCAAAGGTTTCAGCATTAGGCGTAGACTGGACCATAACACCGGAAATTGCGAGAAAACTGACCAATAATTCAATCACACTGCAGGGTAATTTTGATCCTGCCAGACTTCATTCGTCACCGGAAACCATCAGACGGATGGTTCACGAAATGATTGACCGTTTCGATAAAGACAAATACATTGTAAACCTTGGCCACGGAATCCTACCCAATATCCCGGTGGAAAACGCTGAAGCCTTTATTAAGGCAGTAGTTGAGTGGAAAGGATAA
- a CDS encoding YdeI/OmpD-associated family protein, with product MSESDSKVDAYIQNAQPFAQPVLEYIRKTVHEFCPEAGEAMKWSFPHFIYKGKNLCSMASFKQHCAFGFWLESEMKTMKELTKDREKTSMFTLGKITTIEDLPSKSQLKNCILEAMELTDMGVTIKKASPNSTEIEVPDYFIEALETTPKAKDIFEKASPSFRKEYVMWITEAKTEATRNKRMAEAVEWISEGKGRHWKYAKK from the coding sequence ATGTCTGAATCCGATTCAAAAGTTGATGCTTACATTCAAAATGCGCAACCCTTCGCGCAGCCTGTTTTGGAATACATCCGGAAAACGGTACACGAGTTTTGCCCGGAGGCAGGCGAAGCTATGAAATGGAGCTTTCCACACTTTATTTACAAGGGAAAGAATTTATGTTCGATGGCTTCCTTCAAGCAGCATTGTGCTTTTGGCTTCTGGTTGGAGAGCGAGATGAAAACGATGAAGGAACTTACCAAAGACCGGGAAAAAACCTCCATGTTCACCTTAGGTAAGATCACTACAATTGAAGATTTACCTAGCAAGTCACAACTGAAAAACTGTATTCTGGAAGCAATGGAACTTACAGATATGGGCGTCACCATTAAGAAGGCGAGTCCAAATTCAACGGAAATTGAAGTTCCGGATTATTTTATAGAGGCACTGGAAACTACCCCTAAGGCAAAGGATATTTTTGAAAAAGCTTCACCTTCCTTCCGGAAAGAATATGTGATGTGGATTACTGAGGCCAAAACGGAAGCCACCCGTAATAAAAGAATGGCAGAAGCAGTAGAGTGGATTTCTGAAGGTAAGGGACGACACTGGAAATACGCAAAGAAATAG
- a CDS encoding serine hydrolase domain-containing protein, with protein sequence MKKILTGAAAVAAGTIAAVYLFDYGYLFKGIAKTYFRGEKSATIDDLKLFPSNTVATGTPVEWIKDEEYNKKSLPDAVLKSLEESKTVSFLVVKDGKLLHEQYWKGYDENTRSNSFSMAKTVAVMLTGKALEEGKIESLDSKFTEFYDNYTDTEFGRDLTLRHLAAMESGLNWNEDYKNPLAPNARAYYGNSLEQAIHAQGFKEAPGQRFEYQSGSTQLLGFALRKSVNTSVADYLSEKIWKPLGMEQPAEWTTDNSGMEKTFCCIHAVPRDFAKLGLMMLNKGKANGLQILNEDFVEEMITPTPASAGIYGLGVWINNDNPVKHYFLLGLQGQYVIVVPEHNMVIVRTGSYKDQPKNDRGRPDQVRFIVNEIVKLYS encoded by the coding sequence TTGAAAAAAATCCTGACTGGCGCCGCTGCCGTGGCCGCCGGAACCATAGCCGCCGTTTACCTATTTGATTACGGTTATCTTTTTAAGGGAATCGCTAAAACCTATTTCCGCGGCGAAAAAAGTGCGACCATAGACGACCTCAAACTTTTTCCAAGCAATACAGTTGCAACGGGCACACCGGTTGAATGGATTAAGGATGAAGAATACAACAAAAAGTCGCTCCCAGACGCCGTGCTGAAAAGTCTTGAAGAATCTAAGACGGTATCATTTCTGGTGGTGAAGGACGGCAAACTCCTGCATGAGCAGTACTGGAAGGGGTACGACGAAAATACCCGTTCTAATTCATTCTCTATGGCCAAGACCGTTGCTGTAATGCTTACAGGAAAGGCTTTGGAAGAAGGCAAGATTGAAAGCCTGGACAGCAAGTTCACTGAGTTCTATGATAATTATACAGATACTGAATTCGGCAGAGATCTTACCCTAAGGCATCTGGCCGCTATGGAGTCCGGACTGAACTGGAATGAAGATTACAAAAATCCACTGGCGCCAAATGCCAGAGCCTACTATGGCAACAGTCTGGAGCAGGCCATACATGCTCAGGGATTCAAGGAGGCACCCGGACAACGGTTCGAGTACCAGAGTGGTTCCACTCAGTTATTGGGATTTGCGCTGCGAAAATCGGTGAATACCTCAGTTGCAGATTATCTTTCGGAAAAAATCTGGAAGCCATTGGGTATGGAACAGCCTGCGGAATGGACTACAGACAACAGCGGCATGGAAAAAACCTTTTGCTGCATTCACGCCGTGCCGCGCGATTTCGCGAAACTCGGTCTTATGATGCTGAACAAAGGCAAAGCGAATGGTCTACAGATACTGAACGAGGATTTTGTTGAAGAAATGATTACCCCGACACCGGCTTCTGCAGGGATTTATGGATTGGGCGTCTGGATTAACAATGACAATCCGGTTAAGCATTATTTCCTGCTGGGTTTACAGGGGCAGTACGTAATCGTGGTGCCGGAGCATAATATGGTGATCGTGAGGACGGGCAGTTATAAAGACCAACCCAAGAATGACCGGGGCCGGCCCGACCAAGTGCGGTTTATTGTGAATGAAATCGTAAAGCTCTACTCATAA
- the msrB gene encoding peptide-methionine (R)-S-oxide reductase MsrB: MCTQINQPENTKVMQNTTENPYYSRTDRTKLTISNAEWKNILSPDLYAIAREADTERPFTGKYNEFDELGDYYCAVCGNHLFRSDSKFSSTCGWPSFFEADKEGVAYNRDSTHGMERIEVVCKRCDSHLGHVFNDGPPPTGMRYCMNSVSLEFVGDSQK, encoded by the coding sequence ATGTGTACACAGATAAACCAACCCGAAAATACTAAAGTTATGCAAAATACAACCGAAAATCCTTATTACTCCAGGACAGACCGTACTAAACTTACCATAAGCAATGCTGAATGGAAAAATATACTCTCACCGGATCTCTATGCCATTGCCCGCGAGGCCGATACTGAAAGACCATTTACCGGAAAGTATAATGAATTTGACGAACTTGGGGATTATTACTGTGCTGTTTGCGGCAATCATCTGTTCCGCTCCGATTCAAAATTTTCATCCACCTGTGGCTGGCCAAGTTTTTTCGAAGCTGATAAAGAAGGTGTAGCTTACAACCGCGACTCTACTCATGGAATGGAAAGGATTGAAGTGGTTTGTAAGCGTTGCGATTCACATCTTGGACATGTTTTTAATGACGGTCCGCCACCAACCGGAATGCGCTATTGTATGAACTCAGTGAGCCTGGAATTCGTGGGTGACTCCCAAAAATAA
- a CDS encoding uroporphyrinogen-III synthase has protein sequence MKVLFTKKKIDKKMISEKFGSRFSYDVVDVIKVKSLQMEPFDLKNHSLIFTSVNAVEAFFENGFKPNEDFTDRNYNKIYCVGQKTKKKLREKGFGTFKVKKHAKDLAEFIIENSAREKFIHFCGNLALDVLNNALPLQNISYRKVVIYETELLYPQVHGDYDAIAFFSPSGVRSFAKYNSLDGRKIFSLGNTTSQEVKNYTENRIYTSRESSFEDMLDLILKYD, from the coding sequence ATGAAGGTTTTATTCACAAAGAAAAAGATTGATAAGAAAATGATTTCCGAGAAATTTGGGAGTCGTTTTTCTTATGATGTAGTGGATGTAATTAAAGTGAAGTCTTTACAGATGGAACCTTTCGACCTGAAAAATCATTCCCTGATCTTCACAAGCGTCAATGCTGTGGAGGCTTTCTTTGAAAACGGTTTTAAGCCTAACGAAGATTTTACAGACCGAAACTATAACAAGATTTACTGTGTAGGTCAGAAGACCAAGAAAAAGCTCCGCGAAAAAGGATTCGGTACATTTAAGGTGAAAAAGCATGCTAAAGATTTGGCCGAGTTCATTATTGAAAATTCCGCCCGGGAAAAATTCATACATTTCTGCGGTAATCTGGCGCTTGATGTATTAAACAATGCGCTTCCGCTTCAGAATATTTCTTACAGAAAGGTGGTTATCTACGAAACTGAGCTGCTGTATCCGCAGGTTCACGGCGATTATGATGCCATTGCGTTTTTCAGCCCCAGTGGCGTACGCAGCTTTGCCAAATACAATTCCCTGGACGGCAGGAAAATATTCTCCCTGGGAAATACCACTTCTCAGGAAGTTAAAAATTATACTGAAAACAGAATTTATACCAGCAGAGAAAGCAGTTTCGAAGATATGCTGGATTTAATATTAAAATATGATTAA
- a CDS encoding murein L,D-transpeptidase catalytic domain family protein produces the protein MRKLILAVSATFILTTSFYRDTRNDIVETSIENSVPVAAVPGEEEVSADHAAAELYKTIDFGMGSKMNEEVFLKAFLGYSNLKNAGKLEHSAGILTVCDFSLSSTKKRLWVIDMNSKKVLFNELVAHGKNTGEEFATNFSNTESSLQSSMGFYITESTYNGSNGYSLKLIGMDKGYNDNAYKRAIVMHGADYISENFIKAQNRIGRSWGCPAVARELAEPIINTIKGQNVLFIYYPDQTYMESSEWLKA, from the coding sequence ATGCGCAAATTAATTTTGGCTGTATCAGCTACCTTTATACTGACTACCTCTTTTTACCGTGATACCCGTAATGATATTGTTGAAACCAGCATTGAAAATTCCGTGCCAGTTGCTGCTGTGCCTGGAGAAGAAGAAGTTTCTGCTGATCATGCTGCCGCTGAACTGTACAAAACCATAGACTTCGGAATGGGTAGCAAGATGAATGAAGAAGTTTTCCTGAAGGCTTTTTTGGGTTATTCAAATTTAAAAAATGCAGGAAAACTGGAGCACAGTGCAGGCATATTGACGGTTTGCGACTTTTCGCTTTCATCAACAAAGAAAAGATTGTGGGTTATTGATATGAATTCTAAAAAAGTTCTGTTTAATGAGCTCGTAGCGCACGGAAAGAACACAGGAGAGGAGTTCGCTACAAATTTCTCCAATACCGAAAGTTCACTGCAGAGCAGCATGGGTTTCTATATTACAGAATCTACTTATAACGGGTCCAACGGTTACTCGCTGAAGCTTATCGGAATGGATAAAGGTTACAATGATAACGCGTACAAACGCGCTATCGTAATGCACGGTGCAGATTATATAAGTGAGAACTTTATTAAGGCTCAGAACAGAATTGGGCGCAGTTGGGGTTGCCCGGCGGTAGCACGTGAGCTGGCTGAGCCAATCATCAACACTATTAAAGGGCAAAATGTGCTTTTTATCTATTATCCGGACCAGACCTATATGGAATCATCCGAGTGGCTTAAAGCGTAA
- a CDS encoding glycine--tRNA ligase — translation MAKQEDVFKKLISHAKEYGFIFPSSEIYDGLSAIYDYGQNGAELKNNIKQYWWKAMVQMNENIVGIDSAIFMHPTIWKASGHVDAFNDPLIDNKDSKKRFRADVLLEDYCAKLEEKAQKEIDKAAKRFGEAFNKNEFETTNGRVLEYREKQKSILSRMAKSLEAEDLADVKALIEELEIADPDTGSKNWTEVRQFNLMFGTKLGASADSATDLYLRPETAQGIFVNFLNVQKTSRHKLPFGIAQIGKAFRNEIVARQFIFRMREFEQMEMQFFVPPGTELGFYEEWKQKRFNWHLALGLGEENYKFHDHEKLAHYANAAADIEFKFPFGFKELEGIHSRTDFDLKAHEHHSGRKLQYFDAERNENYVPYVVETSVGLDRLFLAIFSNALKDEVLEDGSERTVLSLPPALAPVKAAILPLMKKDGLGEYGEKIFNDLKFDFNMIYEDKDSIGKRYRRQDAIGTPFCITIDHDTLTDHTVTLRDRDTMQQERVAVADLRRIIDEKTNFRNLLSKI, via the coding sequence ATGGCCAAACAGGAAGATGTTTTTAAGAAACTGATCTCACATGCGAAAGAATATGGTTTTATATTCCCTTCCAGTGAAATATACGACGGACTTTCAGCGATTTACGATTACGGACAGAACGGTGCAGAACTAAAAAACAACATCAAGCAGTACTGGTGGAAAGCCATGGTTCAGATGAATGAAAATATCGTGGGTATCGACTCCGCGATATTCATGCATCCTACGATCTGGAAAGCTTCCGGCCACGTAGATGCTTTCAATGATCCCTTAATTGATAATAAAGACTCAAAGAAGCGTTTTAGAGCTGATGTTTTGCTGGAAGATTACTGCGCAAAACTGGAAGAAAAAGCACAGAAAGAAATTGACAAAGCGGCAAAGAGATTCGGCGAGGCATTCAACAAGAATGAATTTGAAACCACGAACGGCCGCGTTCTGGAATACCGCGAAAAGCAGAAATCCATTCTTTCCCGAATGGCGAAATCTCTGGAAGCAGAAGATTTGGCGGATGTGAAAGCGCTGATTGAAGAGCTTGAGATCGCTGACCCGGATACAGGTTCGAAAAACTGGACAGAGGTACGCCAGTTCAACCTAATGTTCGGCACCAAACTGGGCGCCTCCGCCGATTCTGCCACAGATCTTTATCTGAGACCTGAAACAGCGCAGGGTATTTTTGTAAACTTCCTCAATGTTCAGAAAACCTCCCGTCATAAACTGCCGTTCGGTATCGCACAGATTGGTAAAGCCTTCCGTAACGAAATTGTTGCGCGACAGTTTATTTTCAGAATGCGCGAATTCGAACAGATGGAAATGCAGTTCTTCGTGCCACCGGGAACTGAGCTCGGCTTCTACGAAGAATGGAAGCAAAAACGTTTTAACTGGCACCTGGCCTTAGGTTTGGGCGAGGAGAATTACAAATTCCACGACCACGAGAAATTGGCTCACTATGCCAATGCTGCGGCAGATATTGAATTCAAATTCCCATTCGGCTTCAAGGAGCTGGAAGGCATTCACTCCAGAACAGATTTTGACCTCAAAGCGCATGAACACCATTCCGGCAGAAAACTTCAGTATTTTGATGCCGAAAGAAACGAGAACTATGTTCCTTACGTGGTGGAAACTTCGGTTGGTCTGGACCGTCTGTTCCTGGCTATTTTCTCCAATGCTTTGAAAGATGAAGTTCTGGAAGACGGTTCCGAAAGAACAGTACTGTCACTTCCGCCAGCTTTGGCACCGGTAAAAGCAGCAATTTTACCTTTGATGAAGAAAGACGGCCTTGGCGAATACGGTGAGAAGATCTTCAACGACCTGAAGTTCGATTTCAACATGATATACGAGGATAAAGACAGCATTGGAAAAAGATACAGACGTCAGGATGCCATAGGTACGCCGTTCTGCATCACGATTGATCATGATACACTCACTGATCATACAGTAACATTGAGGGACCGCGACACGATGCAGCAGGAAAGAGTTGCGGTAGCTGATTTGCGCAGAATTATCGATGAAAAGACCAACTTCAGAAACCTGCTTAGCAAGATATAA
- a CDS encoding DUF445 domain-containing protein yields MDDVQKRKQLRKYKMIATGLFVVMAVVFVLMTVLEKRNPAHWVGYIRAFSEAAMVGALADWFAVTALFHHPLGLKIPHTNLIQNSKERIGDNLGNFVVSNFLSPQNIRPYIQKIRISNMAGEWLAKEKNQQNLVSELSKIILNILYKLDDDSVTGFITKKAREMTDDLKINHIVGNGIQYLVEKQDHQKLITGLAKQIKEYVLNNQDIVKQRVQKESYFLIPKFVDDTIAEKITGGLSKFFEEVENDPSHPLRSEITSKLYAFSSELQTEKKWKDEFKNIKNDFLTEDKLHQYSVDIWRSIKKSLARELEEEESALKAYLNKNLTELSLNLQTDEKLQYKIDHWVRVTAYKYILKNTHQASSLISSTVGNWEGKELSEKLELEVGKDLQFIRVNGTLVGGLVGLIIYTVSNFFI; encoded by the coding sequence ATGGACGACGTTCAAAAAAGAAAGCAACTCCGCAAATACAAAATGATTGCCACAGGACTTTTTGTGGTGATGGCCGTGGTATTTGTTTTAATGACAGTACTGGAAAAACGGAACCCCGCGCACTGGGTGGGCTACATCCGTGCATTCTCTGAAGCGGCTATGGTGGGAGCGCTTGCCGACTGGTTTGCTGTAACGGCCCTGTTCCATCATCCTCTCGGACTTAAAATTCCGCATACGAACCTCATCCAGAACAGCAAAGAGCGCATTGGTGATAATCTGGGAAATTTTGTGGTCTCCAACTTCCTGTCTCCTCAAAACATCAGACCTTATATTCAAAAAATCAGGATTTCAAATATGGCCGGTGAATGGTTGGCTAAAGAAAAAAACCAGCAAAACCTGGTGAGTGAACTTTCAAAAATAATCCTGAATATCTTATACAAACTTGATGATGATTCGGTGACCGGATTTATTACTAAGAAGGCACGTGAAATGACCGATGATTTGAAAATAAACCACATTGTAGGCAACGGTATTCAATATTTAGTGGAAAAACAGGACCATCAAAAACTGATCACGGGTCTCGCCAAACAGATCAAAGAATATGTGCTGAATAATCAGGACATAGTAAAACAAAGAGTTCAGAAAGAAAGCTATTTCCTTATTCCCAAATTTGTGGACGATACGATTGCTGAAAAAATTACGGGTGGGCTTTCTAAATTCTTTGAAGAAGTTGAAAATGATCCTTCACACCCTTTACGTTCGGAAATTACGTCTAAGCTTTACGCATTTTCCTCGGAGCTTCAAACTGAGAAGAAATGGAAAGATGAATTTAAAAACATAAAGAATGATTTTCTTACCGAAGATAAACTACATCAGTATTCAGTTGATATCTGGAGATCTATAAAAAAATCACTTGCCAGGGAACTGGAGGAAGAAGAATCAGCTTTGAAAGCCTATTTAAACAAAAATCTTACAGAACTGTCACTGAACCTTCAGACTGATGAAAAACTCCAGTACAAAATCGATCACTGGGTACGTGTTACTGCTTATAAATATATCCTGAAGAACACCCATCAGGCATCCAGCCTCATCAGTTCCACAGTAGGTAACTGGGAAGGTAAGGAACTTAGTGAAAAGCTTGAACTCGAAGTGGGGAAAGACCTTCAGTTTATCCGCGTAAACGGAACGCTGGTGGGCGGATTGGTAGGTCTTATCATCTACACCGTCAGTAATTTTTTTATCTGA
- a CDS encoding quinone-dependent dihydroorotate dehydrogenase — protein MYKSFIRPILFKFDPEEVHYFTFTLLKNFKSLTSMFFPKPLEDKRLEREVFGLKFKNPVGLAAGFDKDAKMFSELSDLGFGFVEIGTLTPKPQDGNPKKRLFRLKEDSAIINRMGFNNGGVDAAVERLKKNKNVLIGGNIGKNKVTPNEDAVNDYIICFEKLFPYVDYFVVNVSSPNTPNLRALQDKEPLTKLLSELQALNEAKKSPKPILLKIAPDLTDEQLLDIIDIVKVTQIAGVIATNTTLSREGLSSENKDESGGLSGKPLTKRSTEVIRFLSERSNKAFPIIGVGGIHSAEDALEKLEAGASLVQLYTGFIYEGPELIHEINAKLLEKERA, from the coding sequence ATGTATAAAAGCTTTATCCGCCCTATTCTATTCAAATTTGATCCTGAAGAAGTACATTATTTTACCTTCACTCTTTTAAAGAATTTCAAAAGCCTCACCTCCATGTTTTTCCCTAAACCACTGGAAGACAAACGCCTGGAGAGGGAAGTTTTTGGGTTAAAGTTTAAGAACCCGGTAGGTCTGGCAGCAGGTTTCGACAAGGATGCTAAAATGTTCTCAGAACTGTCCGATCTTGGTTTCGGCTTTGTGGAGATAGGTACTTTAACTCCCAAGCCGCAGGATGGCAATCCTAAGAAACGGTTATTCAGGCTGAAGGAAGATTCAGCCATAATAAACCGCATGGGTTTTAATAACGGTGGCGTAGATGCAGCGGTAGAACGTCTTAAGAAGAACAAAAATGTCCTGATTGGCGGAAACATTGGCAAGAATAAAGTGACGCCGAACGAAGATGCCGTTAATGACTACATTATCTGTTTCGAAAAACTTTTCCCGTATGTTGATTATTTTGTTGTAAACGTAAGCTCTCCAAACACACCGAATTTACGTGCTCTGCAGGATAAGGAGCCTTTAACTAAACTTTTAAGTGAACTTCAGGCATTGAATGAAGCTAAGAAAAGTCCGAAACCTATCTTGTTGAAAATAGCACCTGATCTTACTGACGAGCAGCTACTGGATATCATTGATATCGTAAAAGTTACGCAGATTGCAGGAGTTATTGCAACTAACACCACTCTTTCACGTGAAGGCTTAAGTTCTGAAAATAAAGATGAAAGTGGAGGTCTTTCGGGCAAACCACTTACCAAACGGTCTACAGAAGTTATCCGGTTTCTTTCAGAAAGAAGCAATAAAGCATTTCCGATAATTGGAGTTGGCGGAATTCACTCTGCTGAAGATGCCCTGGAAAAACTGGAAGCCGGCGCAAGTCTGGTTCAGCTTTACACCGGCTTTATATATGAGGGACCTGAACTGATCCATGAGATAAACGCCAAACTTCTGGAAAAAGAAAGGGCGTAA